Proteins encoded together in one Onychomys torridus chromosome 1, mOncTor1.1, whole genome shotgun sequence window:
- the Arhgap17 gene encoding rho GTPase-activating protein 17 isoform X9, translated as MLLLETGMKEEGLFRIGAGASKLKKLKAALDCSTSHLDEFYSDPHAVAGALKSYLRELPEPLMTFSLYEEWTQVASVQDQDKKLQYLWTTCQKLPPQNFVNFRYLIKFLAKLAQTSDVNKMTPSNIAIVLGPNLLWAKQEGTLAEIAAATSVHVVAVIEPIIQHADWFFPGEIEFNVSEAFVPLTTPNSNHSTHTGNDSDSGTLERKRPASMAVMEGDLVKKESFGVKLMDFQAHRRGGTLNRKHASPAFQPPLPPTDGSALAPAGPEPPSQSSRADSSSGGGPIPSSAGILEQGLSPGDSSPPKPKDTVSAAVPAPGRNNNQVTTGPSQAQAGGSSQQLSVGTPHSAAGPSPHTLRRAVKKPAPAPPKPGNPPPGHPGGQSSPGTGTSPKPSTRSPSPPQQPAPGTRRCSSSLPPIQAPSHPPPQPPTQPRLGEQGPEPGPTPPQTPTPPSTPPLAKQNPLHSETTQLHGTLPRPRPVPKPRNRPSVPPPPHPPGTHTGDGSLAPAAPTTPTASRIVTDALPSALTDTNSRVSEPLRNIFPEIHSDLASKEVPGHILLDIDNDTESTAL; from the exons ATGTTGTTGCTGGAGACTGGCATGAAGGAGGAG GGCCTTTTTCGGATTGGGGCTGGAGCCTCCAAATTAAAGAAGTTAAAAGCTGCTCTGGACTGCTCCACATCTCACCTGGATGAATTCTATTCAGATCCTCATGCAGTAGCAG GTGCTTTGAAGTCGTATTTGCGGGAATTGCCTGAGCCCTTGATGACTTTCAGTCTGTATGAAGAGTGGACACAAGTCGCAAG TGTGCAGGATCAAGACAAAAAACTTCAATATTTATGGACAACATGTCAGAAGTTGCCACCACAAAATTTTGTTAACTTtag GTATTTAATCAAGTTCCTTGCAAAGCTTGCCCAGACCAGTGAtgtaaataaaatgactcctagcaACATTGCCATTGTGCTGGGCCCTAACCTGTTGTGGGCCAAACAAGAAGG AACACTGGCTGAAATAGCAGCTGCCACATCCGTCCACGTGGTTGCGGTGATTGAACCTATCATCCAGCATGCAGATTGGTTCTTCCCTGGAG AGATAGAATTCAATGTATCAGAAGCATTTGTTCCTCTTACTACCCCAAATTCTAATCACTCAACCCACACTGGAAATGACTCTGACTCGGGGACTCTGGAAAGGAAGCGACCTGCCAGCATGGCGGTGATGGAAGGGGACTTGGTAAAGAAGGAGAG ctttggtgtgaAGCTTATGGACTTCCAGGCCCACCGGCGGGGTGGCACTCTAAATAGAAAGCACGCGTCCCCTGCTTTCCAGCCGCCACTCCCGCCCACAGATGGCAGCGCCTTGGCTCCAGCAGGCCCAGAGCCTCCTTCTCAGAGCTCTAGGGCTGACAGCAGCTCAGGGGGTGGGCCTATCCCCTCTTCTGCGGGCATATTGGAGCAGGGGCTGAGCCCAGGTGACAGCAG tcctccaaaacccaAAGACACTGTGTCTGCGGCTGTCCCTGCACCAGGAAGAAACAACAACCAGGTGACCAcaggcccaagccaggcccaggcaGGTGGCAGCTCCCAACAGCTCTCAGTGGGCACGCCTCACAGTGCAGCTGGTCCCAGCCCTCACACTCTGCGTCGAG CTGTGAAGAAACCTGCCCCGGCACCCCCCAAACCAGGAAACCCACCTCCTGGCCACCCTGGGGGTCAGAGCTCTCCTGGCACAGGCACATCCCCAAAGCCGAGCACACGCAGCCCTTCGCCACCCCAGCAGCCGGCCCCAGGCACGCGCCGCTGCTCCAGCAGCCTGCCTCCCATCCAGGCGCCCAGCCACCCACCACCACAGCCCCCCACACAGCCCCGGCTGGGTGAGCAGGGACCAGAGCCCGGCCCCACGCCACCGCAGACCCCCACACCACCCAGCACCCCACCCTTGGCCAAGCAGAATCCCTTGCACAGTGAGACTACACAGCTGCATGGAACCCTCCCAAGGCCGCGACCGGTGCCCAAGCCTCGCAACCGGCCAAGCGTGCCACCTCCCCCGCATCCGCCTGGCACCCACACGGGGGATGGCAGTCTCGCGCCTGCGGCACCCACAACACCTACAGCCTCCAGAATCGTCACTG